From a region of the Methanolobus tindarius DSM 2278 genome:
- the lon gene encoding endopeptidase La, giving the protein MTTQENNTENESIIIRLSEIVVYPESNTKFLADRNAGEILLSKMENEQEATYAVGLTLKEDAKLTEMREDDLYRIGNLLEIESVTPAREGYLISAKSAGRVEVASLYQKEEMFYATYEELPDIADLDENMREFVLRDIKRTIKNIGENFQHSEHFLKPIDDMDSIDQIMGYVTPYLPVAIEEKQALLETLSIRERYLKFFYILVKQKENIQLQMELARKVGEKMNKTHREAMLREQIKVIKEELNETDDPISGEGGYQERIDNSDMPEEIHKKAISEIRKLESAGPQSPEANIIRNYLDLLLDLPWTSGEKKDIDINEARKVLENNHNGLEKVKERIIQHLAVMKLKHEKQGSIILFTGPPGTGKTSLGKSIADALGREYVRVSLGGVKDEAEIRGHRRTYIGAMPGRILQAIKKAGTRNPVFILDEIDKLSSSYSGDPASALLEVLDPEQNNAFSDHYLEVPYDLSEVLFIATANSLSTIPGPLLDRMEIIEISGYTKNEKLAIAKDHLLLDILEEHGLDENMLQIDDKALDGIIDRYTREAGVRGLKKQLARTARFVSEKIVSGKAELPFVVHVDMLKEILGKELIRQDEARKENVPGVVTGLAWTPVGGDILFIEGTFMPGKGKLTLTGQLGDVMKESAQISHSLVKSRLANTANSFDFTESDIHIHVPSGATPKDGPSAGVTLLTALTSLITGKAVDSKLAMTGEVTLSGAVLPVGGIKEKVLAAHRAGIKKVILPHENERDLEDVPEDVRTELEFVPVETIEDVLKEALDIDLQRPMVCYSGQHLHHHGISEI; this is encoded by the coding sequence ATGACAACACAAGAAAACAATACAGAAAACGAGAGTATAATAATCAGACTCTCTGAGATAGTAGTCTATCCTGAAAGCAACACCAAATTCCTGGCTGACAGAAATGCCGGCGAGATATTGCTCTCAAAGATGGAAAATGAACAGGAAGCAACATACGCAGTAGGACTGACCCTGAAAGAAGATGCAAAGCTTACTGAAATGAGAGAAGATGATCTTTACAGAATAGGAAACTTACTTGAAATTGAATCCGTAACTCCTGCCCGTGAAGGTTACCTGATATCTGCAAAATCTGCCGGAAGAGTCGAAGTCGCTTCCCTGTATCAGAAAGAGGAAATGTTCTACGCAACATATGAAGAGCTTCCTGACATAGCAGATCTCGATGAGAATATGCGGGAATTTGTCCTTCGCGACATAAAGCGAACGATTAAAAATATCGGAGAAAATTTCCAGCACTCAGAACATTTTCTCAAGCCCATTGATGATATGGATTCAATTGATCAGATAATGGGATATGTCACACCTTATCTGCCTGTAGCTATTGAAGAAAAGCAGGCACTGCTTGAAACACTTTCAATTCGTGAACGCTACTTGAAGTTCTTCTACATACTGGTAAAGCAGAAAGAGAACATCCAGCTACAGATGGAACTAGCAAGGAAAGTCGGCGAAAAGATGAACAAAACCCATCGAGAAGCCATGCTGCGTGAACAAATAAAGGTGATAAAGGAAGAACTCAATGAAACCGATGACCCAATTTCAGGTGAAGGTGGCTATCAGGAAAGAATAGACAATTCTGATATGCCGGAAGAGATTCACAAGAAGGCTATTTCAGAAATTAGAAAACTGGAATCTGCAGGTCCCCAGAGTCCTGAAGCTAACATAATCAGGAATTATCTTGACCTTTTGCTTGATCTCCCATGGACAAGCGGAGAGAAAAAGGACATCGATATCAACGAAGCACGCAAGGTTCTTGAGAACAATCATAATGGCCTTGAAAAGGTAAAGGAACGAATCATCCAGCACCTTGCTGTAATGAAGCTAAAGCATGAGAAGCAGGGCTCAATAATCTTGTTTACAGGTCCTCCGGGAACAGGTAAGACCAGCCTTGGTAAGAGTATAGCAGATGCTCTAGGCAGGGAATATGTGCGTGTAAGTCTTGGAGGTGTAAAGGATGAAGCTGAGATACGCGGACATCGAAGGACATACATCGGAGCTATGCCAGGAAGAATCCTTCAGGCTATCAAGAAGGCAGGAACCAGAAATCCTGTGTTCATACTGGATGAAATAGACAAACTTTCATCTTCATACTCAGGAGATCCTGCAAGTGCATTGCTTGAAGTCCTTGACCCGGAGCAAAACAATGCTTTTTCTGATCATTATCTGGAAGTTCCATACGACCTGTCCGAGGTTTTGTTCATAGCAACAGCTAACTCACTTTCAACTATCCCAGGCCCATTGCTTGACAGGATGGAAATTATTGAGATATCAGGCTATACAAAGAATGAGAAGCTTGCAATTGCAAAGGACCATTTGCTTCTGGATATACTGGAAGAACACGGTCTTGATGAGAATATGCTTCAAATTGATGATAAAGCACTAGATGGTATCATTGATCGTTACACAAGGGAAGCAGGTGTTCGTGGCCTGAAAAAGCAGCTTGCAAGGACTGCAAGATTCGTATCTGAAAAGATTGTGTCAGGAAAAGCAGAACTTCCCTTTGTTGTACATGTTGATATGCTAAAAGAGATACTTGGTAAGGAACTTATACGTCAGGATGAAGCACGTAAGGAGAATGTACCAGGTGTTGTAACCGGACTCGCATGGACCCCTGTGGGAGGAGATATCCTGTTTATAGAGGGTACTTTCATGCCGGGTAAGGGTAAACTCACCCTTACAGGTCAGCTTGGTGATGTGATGAAGGAATCAGCACAGATCTCACACAGTCTTGTCAAGTCAAGGCTTGCAAACACTGCAAACAGCTTTGATTTTACTGAAAGTGATATTCACATTCATGTACCATCTGGAGCTACTCCCAAGGACGGACCATCTGCAGGTGTTACACTGCTTACTGCACTGACATCTCTTATAACCGGTAAAGCGGTTGATTCCAAACTTGCCATGACAGGTGAAGTCACTCTCAGTGGTGCGGTCCTGCCAGTTGGCGGAATCAAAGAGAAAGTGCTTGCAGCACACAGGGCAGGTATAAAGAAGGTAATTCTTCCACATGAGAATGAACGTGATCTTGAGGATGTGCCTGAGGATGTAAGAACTGAGCTGGAATTCGTACCTGTTGAAACAATTGAAGATGTCCTCAAGGAAGCTCTGGATATTGATCTGCAAAGACCCATGGTCTGCTATTCAGGACAACATCTGCACCATCATGGAATAAGTGAAATTTAA
- a CDS encoding Yip1 family protein, whose amino-acid sequence MLELFKNPNVFFRNKMNEPEDLKKPFYIMVLVWFARLFMVAVTLLMVANIISSNSSLVFPDIPSEMILFFLFLTAAVLIITFISILLMWLVTACVFYLFSAVFHGTGSFKRVLEFISYGFIPFLIGSIIAPIYFWLIYSKIDFIALFENMEQAGDPTLIMNELLFSNLPAHVLSLIIALILFALTLYIWIYGIKYSRNLSFKQAVLTIGIPAIAYIIYELIMFVFLYF is encoded by the coding sequence ATGCTGGAATTATTTAAAAATCCGAATGTATTTTTCAGGAATAAAATGAATGAGCCTGAAGACCTGAAAAAACCGTTTTATATAATGGTACTTGTCTGGTTTGCCAGATTGTTCATGGTTGCTGTAACACTTTTGATGGTGGCAAATATTATTTCGTCAAATTCATCCCTAGTTTTTCCTGATATTCCTTCTGAAATGATACTTTTCTTTTTATTCTTAACAGCAGCTGTATTGATAATCACTTTTATCAGCATTCTTTTGATGTGGCTAGTAACTGCATGCGTGTTTTATTTGTTCTCTGCTGTGTTCCATGGTACTGGTAGTTTCAAAAGAGTTCTTGAATTCATTTCTTATGGATTCATACCTTTTTTAATAGGAAGCATAATTGCTCCAATCTATTTCTGGTTGATCTATTCAAAAATAGATTTTATTGCTCTTTTTGAAAACATGGAACAAGCAGGGGATCCAACGCTAATTATGAATGAATTATTGTTCTCTAATTTGCCTGCACATGTACTGAGTCTTATTATTGCTCTGATACTTTTTGCTTTGACCCTATACATATGGATTTATGGAATTAAATATTCAAGAAATCTCTCATTTAAACAGGCAGTGTTGACCATTGGTATACCTGCAATAGCTTACATTATTTATGAATTGATTATGTTTGTGTTTCTTTATTTTTAG
- a CDS encoding transposase, producing the protein MEFREISDDQWKFIKPHLPPQPITGRKRADDRKVINGILFVLITGCRWGDMPAIYGSQATAWRRLKRWSEEGIWNRIMESLRDSAYQNGKFSMDVVCVDSSFIETKKGEKAPHTTVIKKGKA; encoded by the coding sequence AAATTTATTAAGCCACATTTACCACCACAACCAATAACCGGAAGAAAGAGGGCTGATGACCGTAAGGTCATCAATGGTATTCTCTTTGTTCTGATAACTGGTTGCAGATGGGGAGATATGCCAGCTATTTATGGTTCCCAGGCAACTGCCTGGAGAAGGCTGAAAAGATGGTCAGAGGAAGGTATATGGAACAGGATAATGGAATCCCTTCGGGATTCCGCTTACCAGAATGGTAAGTTCTCTATGGATGTTGTATGTGTTGATAGCAGTTTCATTGAAACTAAAAAAGGGGAGAAGGCTCCACATACAACGGTCATAAAAAAAGGAAAGGCATAA
- a CDS encoding ChaB family protein gives MPYDKLSELPDGVKDNLPKHAQEIYKEAFNNAWDQYKDPKDRKGDASREEVSHRVAWSAVKQKYEKNSNGNWIEK, from the coding sequence ATGCCTTACGATAAATTAAGTGAATTACCTGATGGTGTAAAGGATAATTTGCCAAAACATGCTCAGGAGATATACAAAGAAGCGTTTAACAATGCATGGGATCAGTATAAAGATCCGAAAGACAGAAAAGGAGATGCATCTCGTGAGGAAGTTTCTCACCGTGTTGCGTGGTCTGCTGTGAAACAAAAGTATGAAAAGAACAGCAACGGAAATTGGATAGAAAAATAA
- a CDS encoding transposase, producing MHVCVSCDGFPLTIQIASGKEHDSQQFIKIMESIKVKTDRKPRTRPLEVLADSAYDNVAIRKYLRSRAIKSNIPVNSRNEKHRKRGRPTRFEYESYHKRGTIERFFAWLKMGFRKIASRYERLNIVFKGLLDIACFLLCWKKIGERF from the coding sequence ATTCATGTTTGTGTAAGTTGTGACGGTTTTCCATTGACGATCCAAATTGCTTCTGGAAAGGAACATGATAGTCAACAATTTATCAAGATCATGGAAAGTATCAAGGTTAAGACTGATAGAAAACCAAGAACAAGACCATTAGAAGTACTTGCAGATTCAGCTTATGATAATGTTGCTATACGGAAGTATCTAAGATCCAGAGCTATAAAAAGTAACATTCCAGTCAACAGCAGGAATGAAAAACACAGAAAAAGAGGAAGACCTACAAGATTCGAGTATGAGTCATATCATAAAAGAGGAACTATAGAACGATTCTTTGCATGGTTGAAGATGGGATTCAGGAAAATAGCAAGTAGGTATGAAAGACTGAATATTGTTTTCAAAGGGTTATTAGATATTGCATGCTTCTTGTTATGCTGGAAAAAGATAGGGGAAAGGTTTTGA
- a CDS encoding methyltransferase family protein: MFASIFILVLCLAGFAFIHSLLASLPVKRFIRRSLGSKADTLYMPVYNLIAVITIIPLVYVLYKYPGEFLYVIPSPWRWLMVAGQVVAFIVGPRALRDAPHRFKLRAQLSAPNSPEAGHLDIHGIYRWIRDPFLFSGLVIMWLTPFMTTNLLVIYILTTVYLVIGSLHWESRLVAQFGDQYRDYQKHVHRIIPRLKPYYEKE, encoded by the coding sequence TTGTTTGCATCTATTTTCATACTTGTTCTTTGTCTTGCAGGATTTGCATTTATTCATAGTTTGCTTGCCAGCCTTCCTGTAAAACGCTTCATAAGGCGGTCTTTAGGTTCAAAAGCAGACACCCTTTATATGCCGGTGTACAATCTAATTGCAGTTATAACCATAATTCCTCTGGTCTATGTGCTTTACAAATATCCCGGTGAATTTCTTTATGTGATACCATCTCCATGGCGCTGGTTAATGGTAGCCGGACAGGTAGTTGCTTTTATAGTTGGTCCGAGAGCTTTGAGGGATGCACCACACAGATTTAAGCTGCGTGCCCAGTTATCAGCACCAAATTCACCTGAAGCAGGTCACCTTGACATTCACGGAATCTATCGCTGGATAAGAGATCCTTTCCTGTTTTCAGGACTTGTTATAATGTGGTTGACACCTTTTATGACAACAAACCTTCTTGTAATTTACATCCTGACCACAGTTTACCTTGTGATAGGTTCACTTCACTGGGAAAGCAGGCTTGTAGCACAATTTGGAGATCAGTACCGTGATTATCAGAAACATGTGCACAGGATAATTCCGAGGCTTAAGCCATATTATGAAAAAGAATAA
- a CDS encoding YggS family pyridoxal phosphate-dependent enzyme, whose amino-acid sequence MSVTENITSVLNELGNTKLICVTKTVGTERINEAIKAGATIIGENRVQEFEEKADGLLPCEKHMIGHLQTNKVKKAVEYFDVIQSVDSLKVAQEIDKRAEAIDKIQEIFLQVNIGNEPQKHGFKLEELRPEINEIALLKNVRVTGMMCIPPYVSPEQARSYFKEMKALFDEIKIETQEKFDNVDLKELSMGMSGDYRVAIEEGATMVRIGSAIFGDRKY is encoded by the coding sequence ATGTCAGTCACTGAAAACATAACTTCTGTCCTGAATGAACTTGGAAACACAAAACTCATCTGTGTTACAAAAACCGTTGGCACTGAAAGAATTAATGAGGCTATAAAAGCAGGTGCAACTATAATCGGAGAAAACAGGGTTCAGGAGTTTGAAGAAAAAGCCGACGGCCTACTTCCATGTGAAAAACACATGATAGGACATTTGCAGACTAATAAGGTCAAAAAGGCTGTGGAATATTTTGATGTAATCCAGTCTGTAGACTCTCTAAAAGTGGCTCAGGAAATAGATAAGAGAGCTGAAGCCATCGATAAAATTCAGGAAATATTTCTCCAGGTAAATATTGGCAACGAGCCGCAGAAACATGGCTTTAAACTTGAAGAACTAAGACCGGAAATTAATGAAATTGCATTACTCAAAAATGTCCGGGTCACAGGAATGATGTGTATTCCACCTTATGTTTCGCCAGAGCAGGCACGCTCATATTTTAAAGAAATGAAAGCACTTTTTGATGAAATTAAAATAGAAACACAGGAAAAGTTCGATAACGTTGATTTAAAAGAACTTTCCATGGGAATGTCAGGTGACTACAGGGTTGCAATAGAAGAAGGAGCCACCATGGTTCGTATTGGGTCAGCTATTTTTGGTGACAGAAAATATTGA
- a CDS encoding MarR family winged helix-turn-helix transcriptional regulator yields the protein MVFENLFKIKSECSSDILCGCGIPDITLKQIGYLKIIDRYGEITFSKLAEVTSNSKPTISEMINKFIQMECVYKKRSPEDGRVFHICLTEKGQTICRCEQHALSRLTQKMAYSLTEEELKMLINILEKVK from the coding sequence TTGGTTTTTGAAAATCTCTTCAAAATAAAAAGTGAGTGTTCATCTGACATCCTTTGTGGATGCGGAATACCGGACATTACCCTGAAACAGATTGGCTACCTGAAAATAATTGACAGGTATGGAGAAATAACATTCAGTAAACTGGCTGAAGTTACCAGTAACTCCAAGCCCACAATTTCAGAGATGATCAATAAGTTCATTCAAATGGAATGTGTTTATAAAAAAAGATCTCCTGAAGATGGCAGGGTCTTTCATATTTGCCTGACTGAAAAAGGACAGACAATATGTCGCTGCGAACAACATGCTTTGTCCCGGCTGACTCAAAAAATGGCATACTCATTAACTGAGGAGGAGTTAAAAATGCTAATAAACATTCTGGAAAAAGTAAAATGA
- a CDS encoding helix-turn-helix transcriptional regulator, producing the protein MKKDLVDIIFASEKRKKVLLILHEETKEMPVILSILDTTRPALLPQMKILKESNLIYQSGDSYELTKIGKIVVDEMKPFLNTIDTLEVNSRYLTTHKVSGIPEEFQKRISDIQGCQIVEPSIANAHELNADHFKIGMASKAIYFVFTFMHPSCPWILQQLADNNIHLEIIFTTDLVAKLIEGWPDEFRHYIAYDNVKFYAYEKEVGISSLTVTDETTLLRLLFNNGEFSNKQVLSLTLQGRQWGKELFDYYLKDSKPITHI; encoded by the coding sequence ATGAAAAAAGATTTGGTGGATATTATTTTTGCTTCAGAAAAACGAAAAAAAGTCCTTTTGATCTTACATGAGGAAACAAAAGAAATGCCAGTTATACTTTCCATTCTTGACACTACCCGACCGGCATTACTGCCGCAAATGAAGATTCTGAAGGAAAGTAATCTTATTTACCAGTCAGGTGACAGTTACGAACTCACTAAAATCGGTAAGATTGTAGTTGATGAGATGAAACCTTTCCTGAATACTATTGACACTCTTGAAGTAAACAGTCGTTACCTGACCACACACAAAGTTAGTGGTATTCCTGAAGAGTTCCAGAAAAGGATTAGTGACATACAGGGATGCCAGATTGTCGAACCAAGCATAGCTAATGCCCATGAACTTAATGCAGACCACTTTAAAATTGGAATGGCATCAAAAGCAATATATTTTGTATTCACTTTCATGCATCCTTCATGTCCCTGGATATTGCAGCAACTTGCAGATAATAACATACATCTGGAAATCATTTTTACTACAGATCTGGTAGCTAAATTAATTGAAGGATGGCCGGATGAATTCAGGCACTATATTGCTTACGATAATGTGAAATTTTATGCATATGAAAAAGAGGTAGGAATCTCTTCTCTTACAGTTACTGATGAAACAACTCTCTTGAGATTATTGTTTAATAATGGTGAATTCAGCAATAAACAGGTACTTTCCCTGACTCTACAGGGAAGACAATGGGGTAAAGAGCTATTTGACTATTACTTAAAAGATTCAAAACCTATCACACATATCTGA
- a CDS encoding transcriptional regulator FilR1 domain-containing protein has protein sequence MLNLKRTSLLPQLKSVCSLTITDNGFLLRLLFSNNEFSNKQIICMSPEGRKWGKDLYDYYERDAELITEI, from the coding sequence ATGCTTAATTTAAAAAGAACATCATTACTTCCACAACTAAAAAGTGTATGTTCCCTCACAATAACAGATAATGGATTTTTACTTAGATTACTTTTTAGCAATAATGAATTTAGCAATAAACAAATTATCTGTATGAGTCCTGAAGGGCGTAAGTGGGGAAAGGATCTCTATGACTATTACGAGAGAGACGCTGAATTGATAACTGAGATATAA
- a CDS encoding alpha/beta fold hydrolase, producing MADEENTERFSAEVHFKNDSAHWFVFVHGFGGSARTWKKQIEFFSGHYNLLVLEMHKKPQFNELDIDKVCRLINSTLVYHGVKKAHFMGFSFSTLICLRFAILYPEKVDTLIMGGGIVKFNLRTNFLLYLAITFKQWINYMILYRFFAYIILPRKNHRRSRSIFVAEARKLGYDEFCKWVDLIPETKQSLEWLDELDNNIQVLFVSGSEDHLFLKDTQRHTEKMGNARIKIIENCGHVCSIEQYDRFNNIVFEYLQPDI from the coding sequence ATGGCAGACGAAGAAAATACTGAACGTTTTAGTGCAGAAGTTCATTTTAAGAATGACTCTGCCCATTGGTTTGTATTCGTGCATGGATTCGGCGGCAGTGCCAGGACATGGAAAAAGCAGATTGAGTTTTTTTCAGGACATTATAACCTGCTTGTTCTTGAGATGCACAAGAAACCGCAATTCAATGAACTTGATATAGATAAAGTTTGCAGGCTTATCAATAGCACATTGGTATATCATGGAGTGAAAAAAGCCCATTTTATGGGCTTCTCCTTTAGTACTCTGATTTGCCTGCGTTTTGCTATTCTCTATCCTGAAAAGGTTGATACTCTAATCATGGGTGGTGGAATTGTAAAATTCAACCTGAGAACAAACTTCCTGCTTTATCTGGCCATAACCTTCAAACAATGGATAAACTATATGATTCTCTACAGGTTCTTTGCGTACATTATACTTCCAAGGAAGAATCACCGCAGGTCAAGGAGCATTTTTGTAGCTGAAGCCAGAAAACTCGGTTATGATGAATTTTGCAAATGGGTTGATTTGATTCCTGAGACTAAACAAAGTCTGGAATGGCTTGATGAACTTGACAACAATATCCAGGTTCTTTTTGTATCCGGAAGTGAAGATCATCTGTTCTTAAAAGACACACAAAGGCACACTGAAAAAATGGGAAATGCCCGGATTAAAATCATTGAAAACTGTGGTCATGTCTGTTCAATTGAACAATATGACAGGTTTAACAATATTGTTTTTGAATATTTACAACCTGATATATAG
- a CDS encoding VTT domain-containing protein, protein MRENLKNGISSDDAENCPLSNENGSMRPVILIVLFIISWSVLLHYYSPEDIVNFIGVNNIYAFIFLIALVGGVSTFTSTTFYTALITIAFGGVNTIIVALLASIGLTIGDLLFYYLGSQSKQCIKKRYENKVNTFVSYMEKTGDTIVMFLIFLYSLTPLPSDILAIALAIVEFPFKKMIGPLLVGNFTLIVVLVELSKLGYSLV, encoded by the coding sequence ATGCGGGAAAACTTAAAAAATGGTATTTCGTCTGATGATGCTGAAAATTGCCCATTGAGCAATGAAAATGGAAGTATGAGACCAGTCATATTAATTGTGCTATTCATAATTTCATGGTCAGTACTTCTGCATTATTATTCACCTGAAGATATTGTAAATTTTATCGGGGTTAACAATATTTATGCTTTTATTTTCCTGATAGCACTTGTTGGCGGAGTTTCTACTTTTACTTCAACCACATTCTACACAGCTTTAATAACAATAGCTTTTGGCGGTGTAAATACAATAATAGTTGCGTTACTTGCAAGTATAGGCCTTACAATTGGGGATTTATTATTCTATTACCTGGGATCACAAAGCAAACAATGCATTAAAAAACGATATGAAAACAAAGTCAACACTTTTGTATCCTATATGGAAAAAACCGGCGATACAATAGTTATGTTTTTAATATTTCTTTATTCACTTACACCACTTCCAAGTGATATACTTGCAATTGCACTTGCAATAGTGGAGTTCCCTTTTAAGAAAATGATAGGTCCACTACTGGTAGGCAATTTTACTTTAATAGTTGTTCTTGTAGAACTTTCAAAATTAGGATATAGTCTTGTGTAA
- a CDS encoding radical SAM protein, whose translation MMINGKREEIPPFPHHKAYVYRSKQFFTAKGVASHLTMGDFITLKELYNGFRHKCSIPRVLLIDPTSDCNLRCKGCWSKDYESGHNISYEKFDDILNQAEELGIMDCLMTGGEPLLRKDDIIKLCRKHNKMTFGAFTNATLIDEEFADVMAELGNLNVFISIEGTQEQTDFRRGEGVYTKAIKAMDILRERNIGFAFSACYHSKNYKTIASDEFLDLMRAKGAWFGWLFQYIPVGSTADTSLMCTAEERSYVHKKIMDYCEKQDYVIVDFWNNGHLCFGCIGAGVGFAHINAKGDMEPCAFCHYSDSNIYDVSLKEALRSKFFTTFREAQPFSDNPLRPCPLIDNPQAIIDVVKAGGAKSTHLANPESAEELAGKSFERAKEWEEMAADLFQEMPEYNRKNFPKFLRYFAFKKGITDGRRRKY comes from the coding sequence ATGATGATCAATGGGAAAAGAGAAGAAATTCCTCCTTTCCCACATCACAAAGCTTACGTGTACAGAAGTAAACAGTTTTTTACGGCAAAAGGTGTTGCAAGTCATCTGACAATGGGTGATTTCATCACACTAAAAGAATTATACAACGGTTTCAGGCACAAATGCTCAATCCCAAGAGTTCTTCTTATTGACCCTACAAGTGACTGTAACCTGAGGTGCAAAGGTTGCTGGTCTAAAGATTATGAAAGTGGTCACAACATTTCCTATGAAAAGTTTGATGATATATTGAATCAGGCGGAAGAGCTTGGAATCATGGATTGCCTGATGACAGGTGGAGAACCTCTTCTTAGAAAAGATGACATAATCAAGCTTTGCAGAAAACATAATAAGATGACATTCGGTGCTTTTACCAATGCTACTCTTATTGATGAGGAGTTTGCCGATGTAATGGCTGAACTTGGAAATCTTAATGTTTTTATAAGTATTGAAGGGACTCAGGAGCAGACTGATTTCAGAAGAGGCGAAGGTGTTTACACTAAAGCCATAAAGGCTATGGATATTCTGAGAGAAAGAAACATCGGTTTTGCATTCTCAGCATGTTATCACTCAAAGAACTATAAGACCATAGCAAGTGATGAGTTCCTTGACCTGATGCGTGCAAAGGGAGCATGGTTTGGCTGGCTCTTCCAGTATATTCCTGTTGGAAGCACTGCTGATACTTCACTTATGTGCACAGCAGAAGAACGATCTTATGTGCACAAAAAAATCATGGATTATTGCGAAAAGCAGGATTATGTGATTGTTGATTTCTGGAACAACGGTCATCTTTGCTTCGGATGCATAGGAGCTGGTGTTGGCTTTGCACATATAAACGCAAAAGGTGATATGGAACCGTGTGCTTTCTGCCATTATTCGGATTCTAATATATACGACGTCTCACTTAAGGAGGCACTGCGGTCAAAGTTCTTTACAACATTCAGGGAGGCACAGCCGTTTTCTGATAATCCGCTCCGCCCATGTCCTTTAATAGATAATCCGCAGGCAATTATCGATGTGGTTAAAGCTGGTGGTGCTAAGTCAACTCACCTGGCAAACCCGGAATCTGCCGAGGAGCTTGCCGGTAAGAGCTTTGAACGGGCAAAGGAATGGGAAGAAATGGCAGCTGATCTTTTCCAGGAAATGCCGGAGTACAACCGGAAGAATTTCCCTAAATTTTTGAGGTACTTTGCTTTTAAGAAAGGAATAACCGATGGCAGACGAAGAAAATACTGA
- a CDS encoding ferritin family protein, producing the protein MMHEDRSKMSEKTLNMKRAIDSLREELEAIDWYNQRVDACTDENLKKILIHNADEEKEHAAMILEWIRQHDDAFAHELKDYLFSEEEDIASLEE; encoded by the coding sequence ATGATGCACGAAGACCGCAGCAAAATGTCCGAAAAGACTCTGAACATGAAAAGGGCTATTGATTCTTTAAGAGAGGAACTCGAAGCTATAGACTGGTATAACCAGAGAGTGGATGCATGCACCGATGAGAACCTCAAAAAGATACTCATCCACAATGCAGATGAAGAGAAAGAGCATGCAGCAATGATTCTTGAATGGATCAGACAGCACGATGATGCATTTGCACATGAGCTTAAGGATTACCTTTTTTCAGAAGAAGAAGACATAGCAAGCCTTGAAGAATAA